Genomic window (Salinigranum halophilum):
GCTGACGTTCGTCGTCGGCGTGTACGGGATGAACTTCGCCGGAGGGCCGTACAACATGCCCGAACTCGGCTGGCGGTTCGGCTACCCCGCGGTGATGCTCGGGATGGCCTCCGTCACGGTCATCTTGGTCGCGTACTTCAGACAGCAGCGCTGGCTCTGAGGCGCGCGGCGACCGACGAGCGTCGACGCACCGAGCGACGGCGAATCCGGAGAGATTTGGGTGAGAGTTCGGCAAATCCTCTTACTTACTCCGACGAATCGTCTCCCGGAAGCGCAGTGGGATACCCCGAGCCCGACGCTGTCGGTCCCGCACCGACCCCCCGAACCGGGTTCCCCGTGCGGCGAAACAGCTATATTGCGCTTCCGCTTCGGCCCGCCATCCGTGAGACGAGACACCTACCCAAGTGACCCGACGCTGTACGCTGATTACACCGACACGCGATGGCGAAAGGTTTATATACTTTTCGCACTTACTACTGGTAAGGAGACGGTGGCCGGCCTTCTATCTTCTCAGCTTCCCTCCCACGGCCACGCACGTCTCACCACCAAACCCACCCAATGATGAGCGACACGACACTCCGAACCTTCAACAGCGAGCACGAGACAGCCCTCGAACGAGAGACAGCGGACGAACAGGAGTCCGAGGAGGTATGCCCCGAGTGCGGTGGCACCCTGCACTCCGACGACGGCGAGACGGTCTGTTCCGAATGTGGCCTCGTCGTCGAGGACACGAACATCGACCACGGCCCCGAGTGGCGCGCGTTCGATTCCAAGGAGAAGGACCAGAAGTCACGCGTCGGTGCCCCCACGACGAACATGATGCACGACAAGGGGCTGTCGACCAACATCGGCTGGCAGAACAAAGACGCCTACGGCAACACCCTCTCTGCCCGCCAGCGCGAGCAGATGCAGCGGCTCCGCACCTGGAACGAGCGGTTCCGTACCCGCGACTCCAAGGAGCGCAACCTCAAGCAGGCGCTCGGCGAGATCGACCGGATGGCGAGCGCGCTCGGCCTGCCCGAGACCGTTCGTGAGACCGCGTCGGTCATCTACCGCCGCGCGCTTCAGGACGACCTCCTGCCCGGCCGAAGCATCGAGGGCGTCGCCACCTCGTCGCTGTACGCGGCCGCTCGACAGGCCGGCACGCCCCGCTCGCTCGACGAGATCGCCGCGGTCTCGCGCGTCGACAAGATGGAGCTGACCCGGACGTACCGGTACATCGTCCGTGAGCTCAAACTCGAGATTCAGCCCGCCGACCCCGAGCAGTACGTGCCCCGGTTCGCGTCAGACCTCGACCTCTCCGACGAGTCCGAGCGCCGCGCCCGTCAGCTCCTCCGGACGGCGAAGGAGGCGGGCATCCACTCGGGCAAATCGCCCGTCGGCCTCGCCGCCGCCGCCGTATACGCGGCCGCGCTCTTGACGAACGAGAAGGTCACCCAGTCGGAGGTGTCGGAGGTCGCGAACATCTCCGAGGTCACCATCCGAAACCGTTACAAAGAACTCCTCGAGGCCGAAGACACCGGGCTCACGGCCTGAGCACGTCGCGGTGGGTCGCCCGCCGAACCGGTCCCCGTGCGCAACAAGCTTTATCCACCCACACCGTGACATGGAGACCCATGGTTGAGGCCTTCGTGCGACTACTCTGTCCGGAGTGCAAGAAAGACTGGGAGACGAGGCCGGCCGAACTCCCCGGTCCACGCAACAACTTCTCCTGTCCGGGCTGTCACGCGACGCGGCGGTTGGCGGAGTTCATGCGGACGGAACACGACCTCAAGACGCTGAAGCAGTTACAGTAGTCTCAGGCGTCGGGAAGTGCCGACAGCGCCCCACACGCGTCACACTTCAGCATCGTCGCGCCGTTCTCGGTGACCAACCGCGTATCGGGGAGGCCACACTCCGGACAGCGGACGAACGCGTCGGCGTACGCCTCGAGCGCCGTCTGAACGCGCGACTGTTTGAACGAGCCGGTGAGCCGCGCCCGCCCCGCCTCGTCGATTTTCGCGGCCGTCCCGAGTTCCGACTGCAGGAACTTCAGCAGGTGGTCCGGTTCGCGACCGAGGCGGTCGGCGGTCGCCTGGAAGTTCTCGTAGACGGTGACGTTCCCCTCCGGCCGGACGGAGGCGTCCGGCACCTCGTCACGGGAGCCGGTCTCCTCGATGTCCGGCGAGCGCTCGAGCCCACGGTTGAGTGCGTCGTCGTAGTCCATACAGTGCGGCGTTGGAGCCGCTGACGACAAAACGTTCACGACCGGAAGACGGTGCACGTGTCAGCACGTTTTTTTAATGGTTTGTGACTCTCATGTTAACCGTCGCCGAAATGTATGTTAACGCGACTCAAGATAATAATATAATCCCTCGGTGGTAACGTGGGTTTGCTCATGAAGAAACAGGAGCTCATCCACCTGCACGGCCTACTGTCAGAGGTACATACGCAGATGGAGGCCTGGGAAGACGAAGAACTGGATATCTCGGAGTACGAGGCGATGGGAGTCCGTCCGACGTCGATTC
Coding sequences:
- a CDS encoding translation initiation factor IF-2 subunit beta — translated: MDYDDALNRGLERSPDIEETGSRDEVPDASVRPEGNVTVYENFQATADRLGREPDHLLKFLQSELGTAAKIDEAGRARLTGSFKQSRVQTALEAYADAFVRCPECGLPDTRLVTENGATMLKCDACGALSALPDA
- a CDS encoding UPF0058 family protein; amino-acid sequence: MKKQELIHLHGLLSEVHTQMEAWEDEELDISEYEAMGVRPTSIHRSKTDHKAAVFEIAAGITTAMQEAETGRVAPKAD
- a CDS encoding transcription initiation factor IIB yields the protein MSDTTLRTFNSEHETALERETADEQESEEVCPECGGTLHSDDGETVCSECGLVVEDTNIDHGPEWRAFDSKEKDQKSRVGAPTTNMMHDKGLSTNIGWQNKDAYGNTLSARQREQMQRLRTWNERFRTRDSKERNLKQALGEIDRMASALGLPETVRETASVIYRRALQDDLLPGRSIEGVATSSLYAAARQAGTPRSLDEIAAVSRVDKMELTRTYRYIVRELKLEIQPADPEQYVPRFASDLDLSDESERRARQLLRTAKEAGIHSGKSPVGLAAAAVYAAALLTNEKVTQSEVSEVANISEVTIRNRYKELLEAEDTGLTA
- a CDS encoding DUF7836 family putative zinc-binding protein, with protein sequence MVEAFVRLLCPECKKDWETRPAELPGPRNNFSCPGCHATRRLAEFMRTEHDLKTLKQLQ